From Dehalococcoidales bacterium, a single genomic window includes:
- a CDS encoding sulfite oxidase-like oxidoreductase, with the protein MSDIIKIISPDTLRENRLPPGQRLTEKWPVLHYGKVYHIKPEDWTLKITGLVARERAVTYSELAALPRVEVFSDIHCVTTWSRYNNTWEGVATSAIKDLVAIKPDAKYVMVQGEGGFTTNLPLSDFFADDALFALKHDGQPVSDEHGGPVRLVVPRLYFWKSAKWLTGLKFQAKNEPGFWEKAGYHMHGDPWTEERYGGR; encoded by the coding sequence ATGAGCGATATTATTAAAATTATCAGCCCGGATACCTTAAGGGAAAACCGCCTCCCCCCGGGGCAGCGCCTCACGGAAAAATGGCCGGTGCTGCACTACGGCAAGGTGTATCATATCAAACCGGAGGACTGGACGCTTAAAATCACCGGGCTGGTGGCGCGGGAGCGCGCCGTCACCTACAGCGAGCTCGCCGCCCTGCCGCGCGTTGAAGTCTTTTCCGATATCCACTGCGTTACCACCTGGTCGCGCTATAACAACACCTGGGAAGGGGTAGCCACCTCCGCTATTAAAGACCTGGTGGCGATAAAGCCGGACGCCAAATACGTCATGGTGCAGGGGGAGGGTGGCTTTACCACCAACCTGCCGCTGTCCGACTTTTTTGCGGATGACGCGCTCTTCGCCCTCAAGCATGACGGCCAGCCGGTTTCCGACGAGCACGGCGGCCCGGTGCGCCTGGTGGTGCCGCGGCTGTACTTCTGGAAAAGCGCCAAGTGGCTTACCGGCCTCAAGTTCCAGGCCAAGAACGAGCCGGGATTCTGGGAAAAAGCCGGTTACCACATGCACGGCGACCCCTGGACGGAAGAGCGTTACGGGGGGCGGTAA
- the acpP gene encoding acyl carrier protein, with amino-acid sequence MASVFEKIKAMVVEQLGVDEKDVVPTASFVEDLGADSLDLVELIMSLEEAFSTPEKKVEIPDEAAEKIITIQDAIDYIKEQGVE; translated from the coding sequence GTGGCAAGTGTCTTTGAAAAAATAAAGGCGATGGTAGTGGAGCAGCTCGGTGTCGATGAAAAGGACGTCGTGCCCACAGCCAGCTTTGTTGAAGATTTAGGCGCCGATTCTCTGGACCTGGTGGAACTGATTATGTCCCTGGAAGAAGCCTTCAGCACTCCGGAAAAGAAAGTGGAAATACCGGATGAAGCCGCGGAAAAAATCATCACGATCCAGGACGCCATCGACTACATCAAGGAACAGGGAGTAGAGTAA
- a CDS encoding cohesin domain-containing protein: protein MPGKIKIKVISLMGVILLGLGLLSQPVMAETGFQLSVDTDTAAAGIQSDLQVSKGDKFDVDVYLQLPSDYDCSGVQFALSFSSKILKCKAVEMPADALFPPDSMITGPSMPDLPSIESGIYNDIGYVDIIGIASFSGVKGSGVIARYSFEVIANGQADISIATSNLKDSTGSVDITASVYDLDGYNSVKAPELVISDAVITAGSASGATDSQPGTSQPGTDSQAEKDSSFPTGIVIGVVAGVVVVGVVIAIVVRKGKRS from the coding sequence ATGCCAGGAAAAATAAAGATAAAAGTAATCAGCCTTATGGGTGTAATCCTGCTGGGCTTGGGACTGCTCTCCCAGCCGGTAATGGCGGAAACAGGATTTCAATTAAGTGTTGATACGGACACAGCAGCCGCGGGCATTCAATCCGATTTACAGGTTTCCAAGGGAGACAAATTCGATGTCGATGTCTATTTGCAGCTTCCCAGCGACTATGACTGCTCCGGCGTACAGTTCGCCCTGAGTTTCAGCTCTAAAATACTAAAGTGTAAAGCCGTGGAAATGCCGGCGGACGCTCTTTTCCCCCCGGACAGCATGATAACCGGGCCCAGCATGCCGGACCTGCCGTCAATCGAGTCCGGTATATACAATGATATAGGTTATGTGGATATCATCGGCATCGCCTCTTTCAGCGGGGTAAAAGGGAGCGGCGTTATAGCCCGTTATTCTTTTGAAGTAATAGCTAACGGACAGGCCGATATAAGCATAGCTACGAGCAATCTTAAAGACAGCACGGGGTCAGTCGATATCACCGCCAGCGTCTATGATCTGGATGGCTATAATAGCGTAAAAGCGCCGGAGCTGGTCATAAGCGATGCCGTAATCACGGCGGGTTCCGCGTCCGGGGCTACCGATAGTCAGCCGGGAACCAGCCAGCCGGGAACTGATAGCCAGGCGGAAAAAGACTCTTCATTCCCCACCGGCATCGTCATCGGCGTAGTGGCCGGCGTGGTGGTGGTCGGGGTGGTAATCGCTATCGTGGTAAGAAAAGGAAAGCGGTCTTAG
- a CDS encoding CARDB domain-containing protein: MNSSLKKIRAKAISLAAAGIVTLTAFLLPAAAAYADAPPAAPSMSIDCTVSGDGNIQQTRTVAIGESFDVDAWVSLESGFESAGAAAQLTWDPAVLECTAATIGSAAPYLFPSPPFSLAVAFNLTTPGQTNNTGPSSSSATAQGSGVMARYTFHAIGAGSTNINIVGASVSDPSGESPILQGSGLNVQGGSITVAQPRPDLIVTQQYAEWINPDAGTYQVKFVVKNQGAADITSSWITGVYPDSDPDITPAAGSVTLGNLAAGASTPVQTVGPITMTGGTDTIIVFADSNEDITEENETNNTMTSIFAAYAMTVNAPTNADLYSTFNVDVEVTVPSGFVSSGAAAALSFDQNKLECKSVTVGSGAPYKYPVPPSLVVGPLAELPTIANGGINNTTGQVAITGLLYLPGDSSTNKVFMRYEFKAKAAGVAAISLITPSLSDDVGNPITEPDLNVYNDSVNITASTLPDLTIENLNETWVDQGSGTYNISFTVKNIGGGTATAHEANQCGILIDGAFITLAQFPNNLVGGASANITKGPFTLSDGSDEITVIADYIMDITESNENNNTATDLFGLPDIVVNYKAETWISDGVSYRVNFTVENIGDLAAPEFIVSVSNGDPAQTKNVTVTGGLAAGQKKTYTAVGPFNLVGIYDIITITADSTGLVVESNEGNNIKTNLISYESDSDTTDINGNVMADIELTSPSDIDSWHLTIGINTASGTLNIKSNVPWQVDVSDADSISNGFMTEWNGSTFADNPEKLNHAMIIKCGSFTVILAGPGMICEGDTDGQNGNLGENFQITFSQEVEWADAMLTNGNVYYICVTFNAGVVF, translated from the coding sequence TTGAATAGCTCTCTTAAAAAAATAAGGGCAAAAGCTATCAGTTTAGCTGCCGCCGGGATAGTGACTCTCACTGCATTTTTGCTCCCCGCCGCCGCCGCCTACGCTGACGCACCGCCAGCGGCGCCGAGCATGAGCATTGATTGCACCGTCTCAGGCGATGGAAACATACAGCAGACCAGAACGGTAGCTATCGGTGAGTCTTTTGATGTAGACGCATGGGTATCACTTGAAAGCGGCTTTGAGTCCGCCGGCGCGGCCGCCCAGCTCACCTGGGACCCGGCTGTGCTGGAGTGCACGGCAGCGACTATAGGCAGCGCCGCCCCCTATCTTTTCCCGTCTCCGCCATTCTCCTTAGCCGTTGCCTTCAACCTGACCACCCCGGGGCAAACGAATAATACCGGCCCCAGCTCCTCTTCCGCCACCGCCCAGGGCAGCGGCGTGATGGCCCGGTACACCTTCCATGCCATCGGCGCGGGCAGCACCAACATCAACATCGTCGGCGCCAGCGTGTCGGACCCTAGTGGCGAATCTCCTATTCTCCAGGGATCCGGCCTGAACGTGCAGGGCGGTTCCATCACCGTGGCCCAGCCTAGACCGGACCTGATCGTCACCCAGCAGTACGCGGAATGGATAAACCCGGATGCGGGCACCTACCAGGTCAAGTTCGTCGTCAAGAACCAGGGCGCGGCCGATATCACCAGCAGCTGGATAACCGGCGTTTACCCGGACAGCGACCCGGACATCACCCCGGCTGCCGGCTCCGTAACCCTGGGCAACCTGGCGGCTGGCGCCAGCACTCCCGTACAGACCGTCGGGCCCATTACCATGACCGGCGGCACGGACACTATCATCGTCTTCGCGGATAGTAATGAAGACATCACCGAAGAAAACGAGACCAACAACACCATGACCAGCATCTTCGCCGCTTATGCCATGACGGTCAACGCCCCGACCAACGCCGACCTTTACTCTACCTTCAACGTAGATGTCGAGGTGACCGTACCCAGCGGCTTCGTTTCTTCCGGCGCCGCGGCGGCGCTCTCTTTTGACCAGAATAAACTGGAATGCAAATCCGTAACCGTGGGGAGCGGGGCTCCTTACAAATATCCGGTCCCTCCGTCCCTCGTGGTAGGCCCCCTGGCGGAGCTTCCGACCATTGCCAACGGCGGCATCAATAACACTACCGGCCAGGTAGCTATCACCGGTCTGCTTTACCTGCCCGGCGACAGCTCCACCAATAAGGTCTTCATGAGATACGAGTTCAAAGCGAAGGCCGCCGGCGTTGCCGCCATCAGCCTCATCACCCCCAGCCTCTCCGATGATGTGGGCAATCCCATTACCGAACCTGACCTGAATGTTTATAACGACAGCGTAAACATCACCGCCTCCACCCTGCCTGACCTGACCATCGAAAACCTTAATGAAACGTGGGTAGACCAGGGTAGCGGGACCTACAACATCTCTTTCACCGTGAAGAACATCGGCGGCGGCACGGCTACCGCGCACGAAGCCAACCAGTGCGGTATCCTGATTGACGGCGCTTTCATTACTCTCGCCCAGTTCCCCAACAACCTGGTGGGCGGCGCGAGCGCCAATATCACCAAGGGCCCCTTCACCCTATCCGACGGCTCCGATGAAATAACCGTCATCGCCGACTACATCATGGATATCACGGAGTCGAACGAAAACAACAACACCGCCACCGACCTGTTCGGTCTTCCTGACATCGTCGTCAACTACAAGGCGGAGACCTGGATATCCGATGGAGTTTCTTACCGGGTTAATTTCACGGTGGAAAACATCGGCGACCTGGCCGCCCCGGAATTCATCGTTTCCGTGAGCAATGGCGACCCCGCCCAGACCAAAAACGTGACGGTAACCGGCGGCCTGGCGGCCGGACAGAAGAAGACCTATACCGCCGTCGGGCCTTTCAACCTGGTGGGTATTTACGATATCATCACCATCACCGCGGACAGCACCGGCCTGGTTGTTGAGTCCAATGAGGGCAACAACATCAAAACCAACCTGATATCCTATGAAAGCGATTCCGACACGACGGATATCAACGGTAATGTCATGGCCGATATCGAGCTTACCAGTCCGAGTGATATCGATTCCTGGCACCTTACCATCGGCATCAACACGGCTAGCGGCACACTGAACATCAAGAGCAACGTTCCCTGGCAGGTAGATGTCAGCGATGCAGATTCCATTTCCAACGGCTTTATGACCGAATGGAACGGCAGCACTTTCGCTGATAACCCGGAAAAATTGAACCATGCCATGATCATCAAGTGCGGCAGTTTCACCGTGATACTGGCGGGGCCGGGGATGATTTGCGAAGGCGACACTGACGGGCAAAACGGCAATCTGGGCGAAAATTTCCAGATTACTTTCAGCCAGGAAGTGGAGTGGGCTGACGCCATGCTAACCAACGGTAACGTTTACTACATATGCGTAACCTTCAACGCCGGGGTAGTTTTCTAA
- the nusB gene encoding transcription antitermination factor NusB produces the protein MAGTRHKARTLALQALYEVDAVARPPEAVTERLIADTTLSAENADFVRELVNGAVSNREEIDGNIRKFAPAWPLEQMAVIDRNVLRLAIFEILYNNKVPVKVVVNEAVELAKTFGSENSAKFINGVLGSVSALTSR, from the coding sequence ATGGCAGGAACAAGACACAAGGCCAGGACGCTCGCCCTACAGGCGCTATACGAGGTGGACGCCGTAGCCCGCCCGCCGGAAGCGGTAACGGAACGCCTCATCGCCGACACCACGCTATCCGCGGAAAACGCGGACTTCGTCCGGGAGCTGGTAAACGGTGCCGTAAGCAACCGGGAAGAGATAGACGGCAATATCCGCAAGTTCGCCCCGGCCTGGCCGCTGGAGCAGATGGCCGTCATTGACAGGAACGTCCTCAGACTTGCAATCTTTGAAATATTATATAATAATAAAGTACCGGTCAAAGTAGTGGTAAATGAAGCGGTTGAGCTGGCCAAGACCTTTGGCAGTGAAAATTCGGCCAAGTTCATCAATGGTGTTCTGGGGTCGGTTAGCGCCCTCACCAGCCGCTAG
- a CDS encoding NYN domain-containing protein, with the protein MKKPQVNYAFIDGTNIHQTMKRIGWDLDYRRFRIYLSEHYGVGKAYYFFGYIPENTALYTFLQSAGFILIFKPILQTPDGRVKGNCDAELVLQAMIDFNNYEKAIIVSSDGDFYCLVNYLREEGKLGCVLAPRLALCSKLLRKAGRERVYFIDNCRSNLEYKKERGLHKDGTL; encoded by the coding sequence TTGAAAAAGCCGCAGGTTAACTACGCGTTTATTGACGGCACCAATATTCACCAGACCATGAAAAGGATTGGCTGGGATTTGGACTACCGCCGTTTCAGAATCTACCTGAGTGAACATTATGGAGTTGGTAAGGCCTATTACTTTTTTGGATACATACCGGAAAACACGGCGCTTTATACTTTTTTACAGTCCGCGGGATTTATCCTGATTTTCAAACCTATCCTGCAAACACCGGATGGAAGAGTTAAAGGCAATTGTGACGCCGAGTTGGTATTACAGGCGATGATAGACTTTAACAACTACGAAAAAGCGATAATCGTGAGCAGTGATGGCGATTTTTATTGTCTGGTCAACTACTTGCGTGAAGAAGGAAAGCTGGGATGCGTGTTAGCCCCGCGCCTGGCTTTGTGCTCAAAATTGTTAAGAAAGGCTGGCAGAGAAAGAGTATATTTTATTGATAATTGCCGGAGTAATCTGGAATATAAAAAAGAAAGGGGACTTCATAAGGACGGAACCTTATGA
- a CDS encoding ABC transporter permease subunit, whose amino-acid sequence MPHLNSIFGETRPWMRSWPKGISFLLTAVPVLMLLAVISLTVWQSMPAIKGIGIGEIFSTEFVGKFTASTHVYGMLPAIWGTVMVVILALGIALPASLALAVISSEFRLGVVSRSIRNALTLLSGIPPIVYALLMVVFVELIMKPKFSLNNNTLLGGLMVALMIIPFMAPLIDDAIKNVPRELKEGSLALGMSRWHTLWHITLPNSMAGIISAISLGSLKAIGDLIIVTFAIGYERPAAAPDMTNPLWDILESTPTLTSSAANLAGGFQVRGSCEGYDCAVAYLTALFLLIIAFGIMILLTIITSRLKKVSIK is encoded by the coding sequence ATGCCTCACCTGAACTCCATATTCGGCGAGACCAGGCCCTGGATGAGGTCCTGGCCCAAAGGCATCTCTTTTCTGCTGACCGCGGTACCCGTCCTGATGCTGCTGGCGGTTATCAGCCTGACGGTTTGGCAGAGTATGCCGGCCATCAAAGGTATCGGGATAGGAGAAATATTCTCCACGGAGTTCGTGGGAAAATTCACCGCTTCCACTCATGTCTACGGCATGCTGCCGGCTATCTGGGGCACGGTCATGGTGGTAATACTTGCCCTGGGGATCGCCCTGCCGGCTTCCCTGGCGCTGGCCGTAATATCATCCGAGTTCCGCCTCGGTGTTGTCAGCCGCTCCATACGGAACGCGCTCACGCTGCTATCCGGAATACCGCCGATAGTGTACGCCCTGCTGATGGTGGTATTCGTGGAGCTGATTATGAAGCCCAAGTTCTCGCTCAATAACAACACCCTCCTCGGCGGCCTCATGGTGGCATTGATGATTATTCCATTTATGGCGCCGCTGATCGATGACGCGATAAAGAACGTCCCCCGTGAGCTTAAAGAAGGCTCCCTGGCCCTGGGTATGTCCCGGTGGCATACCTTATGGCACATTACTCTTCCTAATTCAATGGCGGGCATTATTTCCGCCATAAGCCTGGGGTCTTTAAAAGCAATCGGCGACCTGATTATCGTCACCTTCGCCATCGGCTATGAAAGACCGGCGGCCGCGCCGGACATGACCAATCCGTTATGGGACATCCTGGAATCAACACCCACCCTGACATCCAGCGCCGCCAACCTGGCGGGCGGTTTCCAGGTACGCGGGTCATGTGAAGGTTATGACTGCGCGGTCGCTTATCTTACGGCGCTTTTTCTGCTGATAATAGCCTTCGGCATCATGATACTGCTGACGATAATAACTTCAAGACTTAAAAAGGTTTCAATCAAGTGA
- a CDS encoding phosphate ABC transporter substrate-binding protein, with amino-acid sequence MKNLKSIVAIVIICLMLAAPGCSSGETTIHESGSTTVQPLMEVMAEEYMGLHPDVKITVAGGGSSSGISSVCNGIVDIGASSRELTESEAKPVKQYPIAIDSIAVIVNPGNQITGLTMEQLRDIFSGVITDWSEVSGMSGKITVVSREEGSGTQQTFLETVLPGTYFADTAILQASNGALRTVIAEDLRAIGYVSLAYADDSVKVLTLNGIKPSLETLQDGTYPITRRLLLLTRGNVKSCVRDFLDFCQGPEGQAIAEREGYFRLG; translated from the coding sequence ATGAAAAATCTAAAGTCGATAGTCGCCATCGTCATTATTTGCCTGATGCTGGCGGCGCCCGGATGCAGCAGCGGGGAAACAACAATACATGAGAGCGGGTCGACGACGGTCCAGCCGCTGATGGAAGTGATGGCAGAAGAATACATGGGACTGCACCCGGACGTAAAAATCACTGTCGCCGGGGGCGGTTCCAGCAGCGGTATTTCTTCGGTATGCAACGGCATCGTGGACATAGGGGCCTCCTCACGGGAGTTGACGGAAAGCGAGGCCAAGCCGGTCAAGCAGTACCCTATCGCCATAGACTCCATCGCCGTTATCGTCAACCCGGGAAACCAGATAACGGGACTGACCATGGAGCAGCTGCGGGATATATTCTCCGGGGTAATTACGGACTGGAGTGAAGTCAGCGGCATGTCCGGTAAGATTACCGTGGTCTCCCGCGAGGAAGGCTCCGGCACGCAGCAGACTTTCCTGGAGACGGTCTTGCCGGGCACCTATTTCGCGGATACCGCCATCCTGCAGGCCAGCAACGGCGCGTTGCGTACCGTTATCGCTGAAGACCTGCGGGCGATAGGCTATGTATCCCTGGCTTACGCGGATGATTCGGTCAAAGTGCTGACGCTGAACGGCATAAAGCCTTCACTGGAAACCCTCCAGGACGGCACCTATCCCATAACCAGAAGGCTTTTATTACTGACCCGCGGTAATGTCAAGTCTTGTGTCCGTGATTTCCTGGACTTTTGCCAGGGGCCGGAAGGGCAGGCCATCGCGGAAAGGGAAGGCTATTTCAGGTTAGGCTAA
- the purQ gene encoding phosphoribosylformylglycinamidine synthase I: protein MNTVKVLMLRAPGTNRDVDTRIALEMVGASVDAALVTELFRKEKSLSDYHIAVIPGGFTYGDDISAGRIMANEIRLRLGEDIKKFVADGRLLLGICNGFQVLVKTGILPGIEGQGPQPVTLTNNDSGKFECRWVYLKVNKKSPCVFTRGIKSMYVPIAHGEGKLAAAPGVLEKLNIVVQYVNEKGELAPGYPANPNGSVSDIAGICDATGRIFGLMPHPEDFIRWTQHPRWTREKERPDLYGLQIFTNAVAWARGI, encoded by the coding sequence ATGAATACAGTTAAAGTCTTAATGCTGCGGGCGCCCGGTACCAACCGTGATGTGGATACCCGGATCGCTTTAGAGATGGTCGGCGCATCAGTGGACGCGGCGCTGGTCACCGAGCTTTTCCGCAAAGAAAAATCCCTGTCTGATTACCACATCGCCGTCATTCCCGGCGGCTTTACCTACGGCGATGATATCTCCGCCGGGCGCATTATGGCTAACGAGATACGGCTGCGCCTGGGGGAGGACATTAAGAAATTCGTCGCGGACGGGCGGCTGCTGCTGGGCATTTGCAACGGCTTCCAGGTGCTGGTGAAGACCGGCATCCTCCCCGGCATCGAGGGGCAGGGCCCCCAGCCGGTAACGCTTACCAATAACGATTCCGGCAAGTTCGAGTGCCGCTGGGTCTATCTCAAGGTGAACAAGAAAAGCCCCTGCGTTTTTACCAGGGGGATAAAGAGTATGTACGTGCCCATCGCTCACGGGGAGGGTAAGCTGGCGGCGGCGCCGGGCGTGCTGGAAAAGCTCAATATCGTGGTGCAGTACGTTAATGAAAAGGGAGAGCTGGCCCCCGGCTATCCCGCCAACCCCAACGGCTCGGTCAGTGACATCGCCGGTATCTGTGATGCCACGGGCCGCATTTTCGGCTTGATGCCCCACCCGGAGGACTTTATCCGCTGGACGCAGCACCCCCGCTGGACGCGGGAGAAAGAGCGGCCGGACCTTTACGGCTTGCAGATATTCACCAACGCCGTGGCCTGGGCCAGGGGGATTTAA
- a CDS encoding CARDB domain-containing protein: protein MLLTRTQIRLVFQIGLILVTVLSLGLGVSRKAEPVLADAAPPAPSISIDCVASGDGDIQSSTIITAGTTFNVDLWIKLAGGYESCGACAQLTWDPSIIQCQAVNVGSDSFYLYPAPSFQVFVAFDVSTPGQTNNTGPSSFTTTAHGSGVMARYTFKAITNGTTDINIVGSSISNQDGSDALLQSPPPPLPPESQMTIQNGTVTVGTGEPMPDLAITHLAAAWLDQETGLYSIDYTITNQGDADAAASQAQLFIDNQTQALATETVPVLAAGDSYQGNFNGLEVTLSDTVDAITLKCDGTGIVEESSENNNTAVYIWPQMADLVLTDFEAKELDEGQLAYRINYTVKNQGSLEAPAFKVGAFVDGSSSPQITETVSSLGIGAELEGNFQNYVFTVSGDSDIVEIYVDYEDAVTEALENNNTGSVSDPYMAAEVNINCTVAAAVIISFSVDDGLIEYGTIEFGGSRSTVDMWDTQTVKNTGEVTIDIDIKSSDATRDNGITWYLADTPGDEQYSHQVRLNSNTTWINLKRDYQPLIQALKPDQTATFDLKIFMPTYSVDPNPHNIRISLQATTHENP, encoded by the coding sequence ATGTTATTGACCAGGACGCAAATAAGACTTGTTTTTCAAATAGGCCTGATACTGGTAACGGTTTTAAGCCTGGGACTGGGCGTCAGCCGTAAAGCGGAGCCTGTTTTGGCCGATGCCGCCCCTCCGGCTCCCAGTATCAGTATCGATTGCGTCGCCTCCGGCGATGGCGATATCCAATCCAGTACTATTATCACCGCCGGGACCACTTTTAATGTGGACCTCTGGATAAAACTGGCCGGCGGCTATGAGTCATGCGGCGCCTGCGCCCAGCTAACCTGGGACCCAAGCATAATCCAATGCCAGGCCGTGAACGTGGGGAGCGATAGCTTCTACCTTTATCCCGCCCCCTCATTCCAGGTTTTTGTAGCTTTTGACGTAAGCACACCCGGCCAGACGAATAATACCGGCCCCAGTTCCTTTACCACTACCGCTCACGGCAGCGGTGTGATGGCGCGTTATACGTTCAAAGCCATCACCAACGGTACCACGGATATCAATATCGTCGGCAGCAGCATATCCAATCAGGATGGTTCCGATGCGCTATTGCAGTCGCCGCCGCCGCCCCTGCCCCCGGAATCGCAAATGACCATTCAAAACGGGACCGTGACGGTAGGCACCGGCGAGCCGATGCCGGACCTGGCCATTACCCACCTGGCGGCTGCCTGGCTGGACCAGGAAACGGGTCTGTACTCAATTGATTACACCATCACCAACCAGGGCGATGCCGATGCGGCGGCATCACAGGCCCAATTATTTATCGATAACCAGACCCAGGCGCTGGCCACCGAGACGGTACCTGTGCTGGCAGCCGGCGATTCCTACCAGGGGAATTTCAACGGCCTGGAGGTGACGCTATCAGATACCGTGGACGCGATAACCTTGAAGTGTGACGGCACGGGCATCGTGGAAGAGTCATCGGAAAACAATAACACGGCCGTCTATATATGGCCCCAGATGGCCGACCTGGTTTTGACCGATTTTGAAGCCAAGGAACTGGATGAAGGCCAGCTGGCCTACCGGATAAATTACACGGTCAAGAACCAGGGCAGTCTTGAAGCGCCTGCCTTTAAAGTGGGCGCTTTTGTGGACGGTTCGAGCTCTCCGCAGATTACCGAGACGGTCAGTAGTCTCGGTATCGGCGCTGAACTGGAAGGCAACTTCCAGAATTATGTATTTACGGTTTCCGGCGATTCAGATATCGTGGAAATCTACGTAGATTATGAAGATGCCGTTACGGAAGCCCTGGAAAATAATAACACCGGCTCCGTCAGCGACCCGTATATGGCCGCTGAAGTGAATATCAATTGCACCGTCGCCGCCGCCGTTATCATCAGTTTTTCCGTCGATGACGGGTTAATAGAATACGGCACGATAGAATTCGGCGGTTCCCGCAGTACCGTGGATATGTGGGACACGCAAACGGTCAAGAATACCGGCGAAGTTACCATCGATATCGATATAAAAAGCTCCGACGCTACCAGGGACAACGGCATCACCTGGTACCTCGCCGATACGCCGGGCGATGAACAGTATTCTCACCAGGTGCGCCTGAACAGTAATACCACGTGGATTAACCTGAAGCGTGATTATCAGCCGCTGATTCAGGCCCTGAAGCCGGACCAGACCGCAACCTTCGACCTAAAAATCTTCATGCCTACCTACTCGGTAGACCCCAATCCACACAATATACGTATTTCTTTGCAGGCGACCACCCATGAAAACCCATAA
- a CDS encoding substrate-binding domain-containing protein encodes MIKLKGKKSLLALLGVLLMLGVILVTSIPALAAPVGILLKGSTTVYPIVNGSEIQFESDFPNIDLQYQGGGSGQGSVALFTEPAQCDIAMRSKVLESSYDINKVFETKIAWDGIAVIVNDGLSAYIHGSVTSITKVELYNIYQGNDIVYWDSLSGYTGTHGSLYPIIPRARITDSGTRSSFLSLIGSATEAGEELAVDATGLNRLESNDTMASAIAGMVESPAPTHEESQIGYCGLGFLTTPGITTIPVQNSSGTPIQCSQTTVGNGTYPLSRLLYLYTRHPDFDRTGGNTYKLEALDYVNWILSSEGQAIVVDEGYVKLPTNDAITAVTQTLYWDQNNNRACDIGDVVVVGRALGQSGWYPTNHKDANGNGAVDIGDVVVVGKRLGRSWIAPQ; translated from the coding sequence TTGATTAAATTGAAAGGCAAGAAGTCTTTATTGGCACTGTTGGGCGTCCTCTTGATGCTCGGTGTCATCCTCGTAACCTCTATCCCGGCGCTGGCCGCCCCGGTCGGTATACTACTAAAAGGTTCCACCACCGTTTATCCCATTGTAAACGGCAGCGAAATTCAATTCGAGTCCGACTTCCCCAACATCGACCTGCAATACCAGGGCGGCGGTTCCGGCCAGGGCTCCGTAGCCCTCTTCACCGAACCCGCCCAGTGCGATATCGCCATGCGTTCCAAAGTACTGGAATCAAGCTACGATATCAACAAGGTCTTTGAAACCAAGATAGCCTGGGACGGAATCGCCGTCATCGTAAACGACGGACTTTCCGCTTATATCCACGGCAGCGTCACTTCCATTACCAAGGTGGAACTTTACAATATCTACCAGGGCAACGATATAGTATACTGGGACAGCCTTTCAGGGTATACCGGTACTCACGGGTCTCTATATCCCATCATCCCGCGCGCCAGGATTACAGATTCCGGCACCCGGTCTTCATTCCTGAGCCTGATAGGCTCCGCCACCGAAGCGGGAGAAGAGCTAGCGGTGGATGCTACCGGCCTTAACAGGCTGGAAAGCAATGACACCATGGCGAGCGCCATCGCCGGCATGGTAGAATCACCGGCGCCCACGCACGAGGAATCGCAGATAGGTTACTGCGGTCTCGGTTTCCTCACTACTCCCGGAATTACCACTATTCCCGTCCAGAACAGCAGCGGCACTCCCATACAGTGCAGCCAGACCACCGTGGGTAACGGCACCTACCCGCTGTCACGTCTCCTTTACTTATACACCCGGCACCCGGATTTTGACAGGACCGGCGGCAACACCTACAAGCTTGAAGCCCTTGATTACGTCAACTGGATACTTAGCTCCGAGGGCCAGGCTATCGTTGTTGACGAGGGGTATGTCAAACTACCCACCAACGATGCCATAACCGCCGTAACCCAGACCCTGTACTGGGACCAGAACAATAACAGGGCTTGCGACATCGGTGACGTCGTCGTCGTCGGACGCGCGCTCGGGCAGTCCGGCTGGTATCCCACCAATCACAAGGACGCTAACGGCAACGGCGCCGTGGATATCGGTGATGTCGTCGTCGTCGGCAAGAGACTCGGGCGCTCGTGGATCGCCCCCCAGTAA